A section of the Babylonia areolata isolate BAREFJ2019XMU chromosome 1, ASM4173473v1, whole genome shotgun sequence genome encodes:
- the LOC143287525 gene encoding cytochrome b-c1 complex subunit 2, mitochondrial-like isoform X2 — translation MASVLSRVARAYQVRLYCTTARHRESPLSSPPKLSRLPNGLAVASIENNSSVCRVALVANAGSRFEDIDNLGITHCLRLASGLSTKKSTYFSITRTLEQAGAEFTCSSSREYMFYKVDCLRNQLDLVSKKLVQITSAPAFKPWELSDLNQHLRLDLAKLQTQPNILVYDLLHQAAFRDALGRSLYAPEHMVGKYSPEQLMHFMKSYYSTGRLALVGVGISHEELIDYSLKFNPFAAASIAHDKAKYFGGEIRQDTGGDLTYAAVAFEGPSLADSDLLHAAVLQNLMGMGPAIKYSAGTSSSPLAYAVARATSQPFAISCINVNYTDSGLFGFYVIGRPKEMEKVLHAAYKQFDKVLRRDFEEKDVARAKKQLKAQISMYREGADALIYDLGEQALGSNEILTTTDLLSFVNSINTSDITKLAKKLADRTPTMAAMGNLSYTPYIDKLV, via the exons ATGGCATCGGTGCTGTCAAGGGTAGCAAGGGCATATCAG GTCCGGCTGTATTGTACTACAGCCAGACATAGAGAGAGCCCATTGTCCTCGCCGCCTAAG tTATCAAGATTGCCAAATGGATTAGCAGTGGCTTCCATAGAGAATAATAGCTCAGTGTGTCGGGTTGCACTTGTGGCAAATGCTGGATCCCGATTTGAAGACATTGATAACCTTGGTATCACCCATTGTTTACGTTTGGCATCTGGACTG AGTACAAAGAAGTCCACATACTTTAGTATCACTCGGACTCTAGAGCAAGCTGGAGCTGAATTTAC ATGTTCTTCTTCTCGTGAATACATGTTCTACAAAGTTGACTGCTTACGCAATCAGTT AGACCTCGTGTCCAAGAAACTGGTGCAGATCACCTCAGCACCAGCCTTCAAACCCTGGGAGTTGTCAGACCTGAACCAGCATCTAAGGTTGGATCTGGCCAAGCTCCAGACCCAACCCAACATCT TGGTCTATGACCTGCTGCACCAGGCAGCCTTCAGGGATGCCCTGGGCCGGTCTCTGTATGCTCCGGAACATATGGTGGGCAAGTACAGCCCGGAGCAGCTCATGCACTTCATGAAGTCCTACTACTCCACAGGTCGGCTGGCCTTGGTGGGTGTGGGTATCAGCCATGAGGAGCTAATTGATTATTCTCTCAAGTTCAACCCATTTGCTGCTGCCAGCATCGCTCATGACAAGGCAAAATACTTTGGTG GTGAGATCCGACAGGATACTGGTGGTGACCTAACCTATGCAGCAGTGGCTTTTGAAGGTCCCAG CCTTGCAGACTCAGATCTGCTGCATGCGGCTGTACTGCAGAACCTGATGGGGATGGGCCCTGCCATCAAGTACAGTGCCGGCACCAGCTCCTCGCCTCTGGCATATGCTGTGGCTCGTGCCACGTCACAACCCTTTGCT ATTTCTTGCATTAATGTCAACTACACAGACAGTGGTCTCTTTGGGTTTTATGTCATTGGTCGTCCCAAGGAAATGGAAAAG GTGTTGCACGCAGCCTATAAGCAGTTTGACAAGGTCCTCAGGAGAGATTTTGAGGAAAAGGATGTGGCCAGAGCAAA GAAACAGCTGAAGGCTCAGATCAGCATGTACAGAGAAGGGGCAGATGCTCTGATATACGACCTCGGGGAACAGGCACTGGGCAGCAATGAAATTCTCACCACGACCGATCTCTTATCCTTCGTCAACAGCATCAACACATCAGATATTACAAAA CTGGCCAAAAAGCTTGCAGACAGGACGCCAACAATGGCTGCTATGGGCAACCTGTCGTACACCCCCTACATTGACAAACTT GTCTGA
- the LOC143287525 gene encoding cytochrome b-c1 complex subunit 2, mitochondrial-like isoform X1: MASVLSRVARAYQVRLYCTTARHRESPLSSPPKLSRLPNGLAVASIENNSSVCRVALVANAGSRFEDIDNLGITHCLRLASGLSTKKSTYFSITRTLEQAGAEFTCSSSREYMFYKVDCLRNQLDLVSKKLVQITSAPAFKPWELSDLNQHLRLDLAKLQTQPNILVYDLLHQAAFRDALGRSLYAPEHMVGKYSPEQLMHFMKSYYSTGRLALVGVGISHEELIDYSLKFNPFAAASIAHDKAKYFGGEIRQDTGGDLTYAAVAFEGPSLADSDLLHAAVLQNLMGMGPAIKYSAGTSSSPLAYAVARATSQPFAISCINVNYTDSGLFGFYVIGRPKEMEKVLHAAYKQFDKVLRRDFEEKDVARAKKQLKAQISMYREGADALIYDLGEQALGSNEILTTTDLLSFVNSINTSDITKLAKKLADRTPTMAAMGNLSYTPYIDKLVC, from the exons ATGGCATCGGTGCTGTCAAGGGTAGCAAGGGCATATCAG GTCCGGCTGTATTGTACTACAGCCAGACATAGAGAGAGCCCATTGTCCTCGCCGCCTAAG tTATCAAGATTGCCAAATGGATTAGCAGTGGCTTCCATAGAGAATAATAGCTCAGTGTGTCGGGTTGCACTTGTGGCAAATGCTGGATCCCGATTTGAAGACATTGATAACCTTGGTATCACCCATTGTTTACGTTTGGCATCTGGACTG AGTACAAAGAAGTCCACATACTTTAGTATCACTCGGACTCTAGAGCAAGCTGGAGCTGAATTTAC ATGTTCTTCTTCTCGTGAATACATGTTCTACAAAGTTGACTGCTTACGCAATCAGTT AGACCTCGTGTCCAAGAAACTGGTGCAGATCACCTCAGCACCAGCCTTCAAACCCTGGGAGTTGTCAGACCTGAACCAGCATCTAAGGTTGGATCTGGCCAAGCTCCAGACCCAACCCAACATCT TGGTCTATGACCTGCTGCACCAGGCAGCCTTCAGGGATGCCCTGGGCCGGTCTCTGTATGCTCCGGAACATATGGTGGGCAAGTACAGCCCGGAGCAGCTCATGCACTTCATGAAGTCCTACTACTCCACAGGTCGGCTGGCCTTGGTGGGTGTGGGTATCAGCCATGAGGAGCTAATTGATTATTCTCTCAAGTTCAACCCATTTGCTGCTGCCAGCATCGCTCATGACAAGGCAAAATACTTTGGTG GTGAGATCCGACAGGATACTGGTGGTGACCTAACCTATGCAGCAGTGGCTTTTGAAGGTCCCAG CCTTGCAGACTCAGATCTGCTGCATGCGGCTGTACTGCAGAACCTGATGGGGATGGGCCCTGCCATCAAGTACAGTGCCGGCACCAGCTCCTCGCCTCTGGCATATGCTGTGGCTCGTGCCACGTCACAACCCTTTGCT ATTTCTTGCATTAATGTCAACTACACAGACAGTGGTCTCTTTGGGTTTTATGTCATTGGTCGTCCCAAGGAAATGGAAAAG GTGTTGCACGCAGCCTATAAGCAGTTTGACAAGGTCCTCAGGAGAGATTTTGAGGAAAAGGATGTGGCCAGAGCAAA GAAACAGCTGAAGGCTCAGATCAGCATGTACAGAGAAGGGGCAGATGCTCTGATATACGACCTCGGGGAACAGGCACTGGGCAGCAATGAAATTCTCACCACGACCGATCTCTTATCCTTCGTCAACAGCATCAACACATCAGATATTACAAAA CTGGCCAAAAAGCTTGCAGACAGGACGCCAACAATGGCTGCTATGGGCAACCTGTCGTACACCCCCTACATTGACAAACTTGTATGTTAA